A genomic segment from Luteolibacter ambystomatis encodes:
- the secA gene encoding preprotein translocase subunit SecA — MIKWILQKIVGSKNQRELRRIRPTVARINEIEEALQREPAEKLLELTAKWKDYLSRYHPLVIAAKPQLQRMDAAGLAEQAAIMDARLAPLREDYTSLPGKVQPTVESIEEAKAAFHEIEDTFIQARAKYLEQILPDAYAVVKNGARRMCGEKITVVEQEMTWQMVHFDVQLVGGIALHRGMIAEMQTGEGKTLTATLPVYLNALTGLGVHIVTVNDYLARRDAEWMGALYKYLGLTVGCIQNQMAPWDRREEYAADITYGTNAEFGFDYLRDNGMASTKDEQVQRGHYIAVIDEVDSILIDEARTPLIISGPSSQSSHQFDKYKPLVEQLVKRQTQLCNDLAIEAKKSLEEGDKEAAGRALFKIKLGQPRNRQLLRLMEDPDMRRLIEKTELSFYQDAQKKELFAVKEELYFTIDEKGHDSDLMEMGREYLAPGDPESFTLPDLGTLFADLENNTSLTEEQKIARKEEYQVRMDTQAEKIHNISQLLKAYCLYERDVQYVVTEGKVCIVDENTGREMPGRRWSDGLHQAVEAKEGVAIEKETQTFATITIQNYFRLYEKLAGMTGTAETEAAEFHDIYKLDVLPIPPNRPNQRKDENDQVFKTRREKYNAVLAKIEAAHAKGQPILVGTASVDASETVSRMLKRSKIPHTVLNAKYHQQEAEIVMRAGQKGAVTVSTNMAGRGTDIKLGPEVPELGGLFVIATERYESRRVDRQLRGRCSRQGDPGRSQFFISFEDDLMRNFAAADRMTAMMERFGMQEGEALEHSWLNKSVETAQKRVEQRNYTWRKRVLEFDDVMNKQREVVYGYRNEVLTTETPRDLVNEIIEKVIPAKVNEYLADRDAGSPDYNELLHWVNATLPIRVDAEDVSITNHTEDEIAAELVKRVKETYERRIENLPPEVLDQEERRMVLVAIDKQWQNHLYNMDALREGVQLRAQGQKDPLIEYKTEAYDLFVNLMTSIDQEALQNLFRSASNLEAFLRQLQSMPQELHGPEETGPAIGYENIATTGSSANLDPSTLPSPEGSQQLKLNLPKRRPSFEIESAGRNALCPCGSGKKYKQCCGREA, encoded by the coding sequence ATGATCAAGTGGATCCTCCAGAAAATCGTCGGCAGCAAGAACCAGCGCGAACTCCGCCGGATTCGTCCGACCGTCGCGCGCATCAATGAAATCGAGGAGGCTCTCCAGCGCGAACCCGCGGAAAAACTCCTCGAGCTGACCGCGAAGTGGAAGGACTACCTCTCCCGCTACCACCCGCTCGTCATCGCCGCGAAGCCCCAGCTCCAGCGCATGGATGCCGCCGGCCTCGCCGAACAAGCGGCCATCATGGACGCCCGCCTCGCCCCGCTGCGTGAGGACTACACCTCCCTCCCCGGCAAGGTGCAGCCCACCGTGGAATCCATCGAGGAAGCGAAGGCCGCTTTCCACGAAATCGAGGACACCTTCATCCAGGCCCGCGCCAAGTATCTCGAGCAGATCCTTCCCGATGCCTACGCCGTCGTCAAAAACGGCGCGCGCCGCATGTGTGGCGAGAAGATCACCGTCGTCGAGCAGGAGATGACCTGGCAGATGGTCCACTTCGACGTGCAGCTCGTCGGCGGCATCGCCCTCCACCGCGGCATGATCGCGGAAATGCAGACCGGCGAGGGCAAGACCCTCACCGCCACCCTGCCCGTCTATCTCAATGCCCTCACCGGCCTCGGCGTCCACATCGTCACCGTCAATGACTACCTCGCCCGCCGTGACGCGGAGTGGATGGGCGCCCTCTATAAGTATCTCGGCCTCACCGTCGGCTGCATCCAGAACCAGATGGCTCCTTGGGACCGCCGCGAGGAATACGCCGCGGACATCACCTACGGCACCAACGCGGAATTCGGTTTCGACTACCTCCGTGACAATGGCATGGCCTCCACCAAGGACGAGCAGGTCCAGCGCGGCCACTACATCGCCGTCATTGACGAAGTGGACTCCATCCTCATTGATGAAGCCCGCACCCCGCTCATCATCTCCGGCCCGTCATCGCAATCGAGCCACCAGTTCGACAAGTACAAGCCGCTCGTGGAGCAGCTTGTGAAGCGCCAGACCCAGCTCTGCAACGACCTCGCCATCGAAGCGAAGAAGTCGCTCGAGGAAGGCGACAAGGAAGCCGCCGGCCGCGCTCTCTTCAAGATCAAGCTCGGCCAGCCGCGCAACCGCCAGCTCCTCCGCCTCATGGAGGACCCGGACATGCGCCGCCTCATCGAGAAGACCGAGCTGTCCTTCTACCAGGACGCCCAGAAGAAGGAACTCTTCGCCGTGAAGGAAGAGCTCTACTTCACCATTGATGAAAAGGGCCACGACTCCGACCTCATGGAAATGGGCCGCGAGTACCTCGCCCCCGGCGATCCGGAGTCCTTCACCCTTCCGGACCTCGGCACCCTCTTCGCCGATCTGGAGAACAACACCTCGCTCACCGAGGAGCAGAAGATCGCCAGGAAGGAGGAATACCAGGTCCGCATGGATACCCAGGCGGAGAAGATCCACAACATCTCCCAACTCCTGAAGGCCTACTGCCTCTATGAGCGCGATGTCCAGTACGTCGTCACCGAGGGCAAGGTCTGCATCGTCGATGAAAACACCGGCCGCGAGATGCCGGGCCGCCGCTGGTCGGACGGTCTCCATCAGGCCGTCGAGGCCAAGGAAGGCGTCGCCATCGAGAAGGAGACCCAGACCTTCGCCACCATCACCATCCAGAACTACTTCCGCCTCTACGAAAAGCTGGCGGGCATGACCGGCACCGCCGAAACGGAAGCCGCCGAGTTCCACGACATCTACAAGCTCGACGTGCTGCCGATCCCGCCGAACCGCCCGAACCAGCGCAAGGACGAGAACGACCAGGTCTTCAAGACCCGCCGCGAGAAATACAACGCCGTGCTCGCCAAGATCGAGGCCGCCCACGCCAAGGGCCAGCCGATCCTCGTCGGCACCGCCTCCGTGGACGCGTCCGAGACCGTCTCGCGCATGCTCAAGCGCAGCAAGATCCCGCACACCGTCCTCAACGCGAAGTACCACCAGCAGGAGGCCGAGATCGTCATGCGCGCCGGCCAGAAGGGTGCCGTCACCGTCTCCACCAACATGGCGGGCCGCGGCACCGACATCAAACTCGGGCCGGAAGTCCCCGAGCTCGGCGGCCTCTTCGTCATCGCCACCGAGCGTTACGAATCCCGCCGTGTCGACCGCCAGCTCCGCGGCCGTTGTTCCCGCCAGGGCGACCCGGGCCGCAGCCAGTTCTTCATCTCCTTCGAGGATGACCTGATGCGCAACTTCGCCGCCGCCGACCGCATGACCGCCATGATGGAGCGCTTCGGCATGCAGGAGGGCGAGGCCCTCGAGCACTCCTGGCTCAACAAGTCCGTCGAGACCGCCCAGAAGCGCGTCGAACAGCGCAACTACACCTGGCGCAAGCGCGTCCTCGAGTTCGATGACGTGATGAACAAGCAGCGCGAGGTCGTTTACGGCTATCGCAATGAAGTCCTCACCACCGAGACCCCCCGCGACCTCGTCAATGAGATCATCGAGAAGGTCATCCCCGCCAAGGTGAACGAGTATCTCGCGGACCGCGATGCCGGTTCCCCGGACTACAACGAGCTCCTCCACTGGGTCAATGCCACCCTCCCCATCCGCGTCGATGCGGAGGACGTGAGCATCACCAACCACACCGAGGACGAGATCGCCGCGGAGCTGGTGAAGCGCGTGAAGGAAACCTACGAGCGCCGCATCGAGAACCTCCCGCCGGAAGTGCTCGATCAGGAAGAGCGCCGCATGGTCCTCGTCGCCATCGACAAGCAGTGGCAGAACCACCTCTACAACATGGACGCGCTGCGCGAGGGCGTGCAGCTCCGCGCCCAGGGCCAGAAGGATCCGCTCATCGAGTACAAGACGGAGGCCTACGACCTCTTCGTCAACCTGATGACCAGCATCGACCAGGAAGCGCTGCAGAACCTCTTCCGCTCCGCCTCCAACCTCGAGGCCTTCCTCCGCCAGCTCCAGAGCATGCCGCAGGAACTCCACGGCCCCGAGGAAACCGGCCCCGCCATCGGCTACGAGAACATCGCCACCACCGGCAGCTCCGCCAATCTCGACCCCTCCACGCTTCCGTCGCCGGAAGGCAGCCAGCAGCTCAAGCTGAACCTGCCCAAGCGCCGCCCCAGCTTCGAGATCGAATCCGCGGGCCGCAATGCCCTCTGCCCCTGCGGCTCCGGCAAGAAGTACAAGCAGTGCTGCGGCCGCGAAGCTTGA